The sequence gGCCACTAAAGCAATATCTATATGCCGAACAAATGGCTTACAAACCTAGAAATTTTTTGGAAAACATAAAAATTACTCTAAGTCTATAATCTCCCCATCCCTCACGGTCCGAAAGGCTCTCATGATGGTCACATCAACATCGGGAGTCAATACCCAGACCTGAGCCTTCAAAGCCTCCTCGGTGGCCGAAATAGCATCCTTAGCATCAACGATCAAGCCCTCCTTGTGCTTCTTCAACAGAACGACCTCAGCCTTCAAACACTCCACCTCAATATGAGCGGAAGTAACCCCCGACTCAGCCTCATTGACCTGCTTCCTTTCCTGAGCAAGCTAAGAAACAAGCCCACTCCGAGAGAGATAGAATCTCTGAGCTAACATCCTCAGCATCCATCACAGCCTTCAATTGGGCAGTCTTGGCATCCTCCATCTACTTCTTTACCTTATCGACCTCCACCTGAGACTGGCAAAGCTTGccatccaaaataaaaaaaactaggaCATCATTGGCTCCACCTTCCGAACAATGGCAACTGAATGGAGGAGAGCGCGATATACAGACTTTGCCTGGCTGGCAAGGTCGCAAACATGGAAGAAGTCCTTGGTACCCAGAAGAAGGTGTTGATCAATGAAAGTTAGAGCATTGAAGCCTCGATCTATCATGGAAGGAACATACACCTCCTCCTTAAAGTTCTCTCCATTGCTTCCCTCAACTGGCCTCTTTTGCCTCCTACTAGACTTGTGAATAGGAATCTCCACAACCTCAACATCAACACTAGTTGCCCCAGTAGCAACCATCTCTTGAGAAATCATTTGCGAGTCTGGCTGAGAGATTAGTTGAGGAGTTGACAGCGAGATCCTATCACCCCCACTCTCAGAATCACGAAGAAAAACAACCTTCAACCTCGCTAAAGTTGTCTGCCTGCCAGCCATCTCAACTggaaaataacacaaacacaaagGAAAATCACAAGTCACAAACTCGAAAGTAAAGCAACAAAATCACAAACTCGGAAACATGGAACAAAGGAGAAACCTAGCCACAAAAGATCTACCCGCCTCAAGGTTCCGCATTACATCGTGAGGGTTCAATGTCTTGTCTCCAAAAATTGCCAATAAGATATCGGCAATGTCCTTGTTTTTGGGAGATAGCCCCTCGTAAGTTATCCTCATAAGGTAGGAAGCCACAGCTGTGAAATTCCAATAAGTCACAATTTGGCGCTCGTGCTCCAAGGTCTGCCAAAACGAACGATGACTATGGGCCGGACGAACATTAAAATATTCCACTTTAAACCCGTGAAAGGAAtcttcaaacaaatcaaagatatGATGATTCGGCTGGGCACAAAGAGAAATATAGTCTTTCTGATGTTTTCTTTCCTTATGTGGAATAGTATAAaggaagaaaaatagaaagacCTCAACCCGAGCTGAAATCTCTAAAAATCACACACCAACTCGAATGCTCGGATTGCCGCCTGGCTATTCGGATGCAACTAGGATGGAGCCGCGAAAAACCTATTCAAGAGGGCCATAAACATACTCAGATAAGGGCATATTTTTTTCTGCATAGATAATAGGTGTTTAATCAATCTTGCAAGTTTTTTCAATGAGGTCACCAACTTTTCTTAGAATTTTCTCATTGTATAGTTCTATATGTAAGCAAGATAAGCAAATCCAAGCTATGATCTTATCAATACTCGTTGTAAAAGGATTAACCTTTGTCTTCTACAATCTTACTGCCAAATAGTGATCATAAATGTTTCATGGTCCATCCAAAAGGGCAACATGCAAATCCTCTTGAGCATAGAATTTCACAAGGTTAAGATACCAAGTTCTCCTAATCTTTCCCACatattttctattcttcttttcatgGTTGTGTAGCCTATTTTTCTCCCCAATAGCTTGATTATGAGGGATCTCCACCAAAGCTTCTATAATTCCTTTTTAGCTTCCTCATTGATAACAATGCTGAAGAGTCATTCTCCCATATCTTCAACTATTATCTCTGGCTTGTTACTCTCTCTTTTGGGTTCTTCCATTCTCTTATTTGATTTCTCTATTTCAGGTATAGTTGTCTTGTCATGGTGAAAATGAGTGTATGATGAGTTTTGTTTGACCCCCCTTAAATCTTGATTCATACTGGTTCAAAAGTGATTTGAAAGGACCAAAATTCCCCCCAAATTGCATCGCAAGTCACGTGTCATTTTAAATAAGACACACGATCAAACTGGTACGTGCGCACAACACAggatttttcttctttgtttctttgtaAAATCTTTGCTTCTGTATTATTTTTATCCATCTTTCTAAGTCATTCTTACCTTCTAAATCTCGAAAAACTTCaataaatatatcaaggcattgaattaAATAAAAGCGAAATTAATTTGACAATTCTAAAGGGCTAAAAAATAGGTTTCAATCAATTAAATATagttaaaaaaattcataaaagtaTGTATCAATGTTATCAGAACCGGACCAGACCAGCCGTTCGACCGAAAAACCGATGAACCGGTGATCTGGTAAGTTCGGTTAGTAGTTTGGACCGGACCTACAATTAAACCGGTCAACGGTGGTCAAACCCGTTGAAAACCAGCCGGTTCGTACCCCATATTCCACTAGACCCGCGTGGGTCCACAGTGCACCCGCGCGCTGTCGAACCATGGTAGAAGCTCCTGTCCAAATTACTCAAGAGGGCTATAAACATACTCAGAGAAGGGCATATTTTTTTCTGCATAGATGACAGGTGTTGTAATCAATCTTGCAAGTTTTTTCAATGAGGTCACCAACTTTTCTTAGAATTTTCTCATTGTATAGTTCTATATGTAAGCAAGATAAGCAAATCCAAGCTATGATCTTATCAATACTCGTTGTAAAAAGATTAACCTTTGTCTTCTACAATCTTACTGCCAAATAGTGATCATAAATGTTTCATGGTCCATCCAAAAGGGCAACATCCAAATCCTCTTGAGCATAGAATTTTACAAGGTTAAGTCATTTTCCAAGTCAATGATACCAAGTTCTCCTAATTTTTCCCACATatattctattcttcttttcatgGCTGTGTAGCCTATTTTTCTCCCCAATAGCTTGATTGTGAGGGATCTCCACCAAAGCTTCTATAATTCCTTTTTAGCTTCCTCATTGATAACAATGCTGAAGAGTCCTTCTTCCATATCTTCAACTATTATCTCTGGCTTGTTATTCTCTCTTTTGGGTTCTTCCATTCTCTTATTTGATTTCTCTATTTCAGGTATAGTTGTCTTGTTATGATAAAAATGAGTGTATGATGAGTTTTCTTTGACCGCCCTTAAATCTTGATTCATATTGGTTCAAAAGTGATCTAAAAGGACCAAAATTCCCCCCAAATCGCATCGCAAGTCACGTGTCATTTTAAATAAGACACACGATCAAACTGGTACGTGCATACAACACAggatttttcttctttatttctttgtAAAATCTCTGCTTTTGTATTATTTATATCCATATTTCTAAATCATTCTTACCTTCTAAATCTCGAACAACTTCaataaatatatcaaggcattgaattaaataaaagtgaaattaaTTTGACAATTCTAAAGGGCTAAAAAATAGGTTTCAATCAATTAAATATagttaaaaaaattcataaaagtaCGTATCAGTTATTAGAACCGGACCAGACTGGCCGATTCGACCGGAAAACCGATAAACCGGTGGGCTGGCCAGTTCGATTAGTAATTTAGACTGGACCTACAATTAAACCAATCAACGGTGGTCAAACCCGTTGAAAACCAGCCAGTTCGCACCCCCATATTCCACTAGACCCGCGCGCCGCCGAACCATGGTAGAAGCTCCTGTCCAAATTACTCAAAAAATGAGTGACACGGGATTCGAACGCAAGGAAGCCAGCAATCACGCCCCCATCTTACCACTGCGCCGAACCATGGTAGAAGCTCCTGTCCAAATTACTCCAAAAATGAGTGATGTGGAATTTGAACCCAGGAAAGCCAGCAATCACACCTCCCATCTTACCACTGCACCAACATGCATCTCAATATAataaatgacaaaaattaaatatataataaactactgaatttttatgttttttttatcttttaaatatgGATTCACATGGTAACAACTAAAAACACAtagtatataaatatattaatatattaatattgattgtgttatgttttattttttttcttattcattaaATTGAAAAAGTATTTTGTACTAGTGACTTATTTATTATCTCATTTTGCACCATAAATTATATATAAGAATTGATATTTgattgttattaatatattttttaaaatatgtatttattgttaaaatgttagtaaaaatatgtattttaaattttaattttaaatttttaattattttttatttttatttatataggaCCGAGTcaatcggttcaaccagtgacccaccggttgaaccagtgatcCAGTGATCCAGTAGCCTGACCGGTTCAATCACCGGtttggttctgacaactatggtaTGTATTTACAAAGAATACATGCAAGTTAAGTTAATaaaatttattctttttaatctaaaaatcatcataaaatataaatttatcatAGAGCTAGTGAAAGATCGGATAGATTTCACTAGTAagagagatttttttttaattcttacgTAACACACACACTCTCTCACTCACACTATACCTATTATGAGCTCTATATTATGAGTTTAACCCAATATTTGAATTCGGCGCAGCTCTTTTGGAGGCCAACAAATCCCAGTATACTAGCGTTggattattttcttttcttttggacTGGTGTCGTTAGATTATTTTGTTGTGATGTATTTTCATGGATTCTGTTTACAAAAGTCCAAAGGTGATAAGGCTGATTAGATCAGTCTATTGTATGTACGCtgttgcattaaaaaaaatctttatccaagataaaataaaataaagacaaaaaacaaaagaaaaagcttATTACACTTTTGTTGGTTGTGTAGGATTTTATTAACCTCCAAAATTAACTTTTTACTTGTGAAGAAGGGATCTCTCGGCCACGAAGTCATTTTAAGGGATTGTATAGTCTTTACTCTTTACAAAGGATAACGTTATTTTTGGACTACAAAAGAATAAATAGTTAAAAAGTTatttagtcatttatttttaatttgaggcTATATAGTCTTCCGTAAAAATAGATAGAGTCAGAATAAATATTTATTCTAAATTTATAATATACTTTTATAGTTTTACTGCTCAATACAAAAGTCATAAATTATCAAACTATTAAAGTGAAGGAAAAGAAATTTATATTGAACTTTCACAACTATTTTGGCTTTTGACAATGATATTTTAGGCTATGTTTGAGAAAATATATAATACTTTTTTAGTTATAGATATCAATGGTCAATTTGAGTTGACCAAATTActcatttatttaaataaatattagatgctcaaaattttttattttgtgtatatATGCAATTCAAATCTTGAATGACTAAGAATATATACCAATATTTGTAATTGTtgtctttaatataattttaaacaACATTTTTTTAAAACAACAATATCTGaagatataaatataaacaaTATTTTGTGCATAAAAGTAAGGAGAAAGATGATAATTATTCTGTTTAAAGATTTTGATATAAACAATGTGGAATTAAATAAGATGCCAATGATAATAAGTTCGAGATTGCTCAAGTTAAGTGGAAAGTGGTATAGACACTTAAAAAGTTAAGAGAATTGGAATGGATGATGCAGTTGTTTGAAATGCGACTCTCTTGTTTAAATGATGGTACAGGTTTTTTAAGAAAGATTgttcattttgaaaaataattgttTGCTCATGCAATAACTAGAATTTGAATTGGATGCTTTACACTCAGATGCTTTTTACTCAAGGTGGTCCATGAAAAGACATCTGTCAACTGCAGATCAAAAAGCAACAAGTGAAAGAGAAGATgatcacaactagaaaatggataaatacagacagatttacagacagatttagtctttattacagacgaatttttggttaccgacgaaattaccgacggattttgtccctctgtaaaagtctcgtcggaaattatttatcGACGAATTTTTTTTCCGTCgaaaaattaccgacggatttttactaTTTACTGACgaattttcagacggatttttcgtctgtaattacaggcagattttcagacggatttttcatctgtaattacagacggatttttagacagattttctgtctgtaattacagatagATTTTCAGAcgaatttttcgtctgtaatttaaactttggaaaatcataattacagacagaaaatccgtctgtaaatccgtctgtaaagtaaaatagaattttttttttactttttctaattacaaaataaacttgttttcatacaaaataaatataaatttaatacaaatttttatctaatttatatTCGAATATTtacaatatttcaaaaaataaacaaattcatcgtattaaaaataaacaatatttacaataaattaTTCAATATGAATTGAAGATACAACTGAAGTGATTTCATTTGTTCTAGGGTCAGCACTTTCTAAAGAAACGCCACAAGGATCTTCTTTAACCAGAAGGGCAAGAACATTGAGTGAGCTCCATGTTTTTGTCACATTGCTGCTTGAATCTCCCAAAGTAACAGCAAAGACAGCATCAAATCCTCCTACTCCTGGAACTCCAGCCAACAACACTCCTTCCAAGTTCAGTGTAGCATCTAAAAGTTTTGTTTGTGATTCTGGTTCAATCTGCATGAATTGCAAGGAAAGAGTAGTGATATTCTACTAGCAGATATAATTTGTAATCAACATCATTCAAACAGAAGAAGCCTAATAATAAGTGCCAAATCAATGTAAGGAACTTACAGGAACACCTGCAGCCTCACCCATTAGGCGCATATGATATCTAATCCCAAGCATAGCTTCTTTTGCACCTAGCAATGCTTTAATAACTGCTTCCTTATTGGGTTCAGAAGCTTGCTCTATCCACTGTGAGAATTGCATTTTCAACATCAACACAAGAAGAAAAGCAAGAACATGAGAGCCTGAAGTGTAGTCTCAAGAACATGATATCACATATGTGCATTAGAAATTCAGTCACACCACTTGAAACTGAAAACCAGGCAAACAGTAAAGTTGGATATATAATCTCTTTCAAACCCATCAAAAGTCAACTTAATTGTATAAGTCTAATAGTAAAGATGTCCTATCTcattaaaataactaataaacAGGAATGTAGAAATTTAATCTAATACAAGGCATACCATAAGGCCAAAATATTCTAGTTATTTAACAGTGAGCATTATCAATCAGTTTACTCTACATCCACAGGAGTAAAAATTCTAATTTTGATGTTACTTCCATTAATTAAACAACCACAAATGATTTGAAAGAAATAACTTTTCTGATCTGAGCTTGCTGCAGCTATCAATCACAGATTTATATGCATCCCATTGTTCCTTTGCTAATTTACTCAAAAAGTTCAGTTGAATTTCTAACTGCGAATTTGCCTCTGACTGTCTTCTTCAAACTTTCTTCGTGTTGTCTTGCTTCAGTTAAAGCAGATTTAGTCATGGCTGAATCATGTTTATGCATTAACTCAGAAGACTCAGCCAAGGTCTTAACTTGCTTATACTTGGAAGCCAATTCCCTTATCTCCATTATGAGAAGGCCCATGTGATGCTGGTGATCATATATCTACATCAAAGTTACAGGTTAgataaaaagtaaaagtaagaaaTGAATAATGAGTTTTCTAGGCAATTGTATAAGGCCTTAAACCATACATTTCTCACTGAAATGAAATACACCATACACCATTCAGAGTTTTCACTTGAAAATTCAATTCAATAGATAATTAAGTGAGGGGCAGAAGTTGATTTGGTGTAAGCAGTAACAAAACTATTCAACTCAGAGCTTTGTGatctaatgatgagcggataatttatacgctttttggcattgtttttagtaggatctagttacttttagggatgttttcattagtttttatgttaaattcacatttctggactttactatgagtttgtgtatttttctgtgatttcaggtattttctagctgaaattgagggacttgagcaaaaatcagattcagaggttgaagaaggactgctgatgcttttggattctgacctccctgcactcaaagtggattttctggagctacaaaactcaaaatggcgcgcttccaattgcgttggaaagtagacattcagggctttccagcaatatataatagtccacactttggccgagtttagatgacataaaagggtgttgaacgccagttctacgctgctgtctggagttaaacgccagaaacacgtcacaagccagagttgaacgccagaaatacgttacaaactggcgttcaactccaagattgacctctacatgtGTGacatttaagctcagcccaagcacaccaagtgggccccggaagtgaatttacgcatcaattacttacttctgtaaaccctagtaactagtttattacaaataggactttttactattgtattaaacatctttggacgcctagttcttagatcatgggggccatgcctggacctttcacttatgtattttcaatggtagggtttctacactccatagattaaggtgtggagctctgctgttcctcaaggattaatgcaaagtactactgtttttctattcaatccattaacaagggtgatgcctccagacgattagccatgcagtgacagcgcatcggaccattttccagagaggattaaaagtagccattgataacagtgatgtccttacataaagccagccatggaaaggagtaagactaagtggatgaagacagcaggaaagcagaggttcagaggaacgaaagcatctctatacacttatctgaaattctcaccaatgatatacataagtgtttctatctttattttctatctatttattatttatgttcgaaaactccataactattttatatccgcctgactgagatttacaaggtgaccatagcttgcttcataccaacaatctccgtgggatcgacccttactcacgtaaggtttattacttggacgacccagtgcacttgctggttagttgtatcgaagttgtgaatgaaaaatgattcattaagacgtgcgtacagagtttttggcaccgttgcctgagatcacaatttcgtgcaccaagtttttggcgccgttgccggggattgttcgagtttgaacaactgacggttcatcttgttgctcagattaggtaattttatttttgttttattttcaaaaatctttcaaaaattttctcctttgttttcgaaaaaaaaaatttaaaataaatcttttcaaaaatatatttttcttcagaatttttaagaatgaattctagagtttcatgaagcatgttgaagcctggatggctgtaaagccatgtctaattcttttggagaGGGGCTTCTacccatcagcatagaggcaagttaattggaatg is a genomic window of Arachis ipaensis cultivar K30076 chromosome B06, Araip1.1, whole genome shotgun sequence containing:
- the LOC107647349 gene encoding phosphomevalonate kinase, peroxisomal-like isoform X1, which produces MASTYFDGWIEQASEPNKEAVIKALLGAKEAMLGIRYHMRLMGEAAGVPIEPESQTKLLDATLNLEGVLLAGVPGVGGFDAVFAVTLGDSSSNVTKTWSSLNVLALLVKEDPCGVSLESADPRTNEITSVVSSIHIE
- the LOC107647349 gene encoding phosphomevalonate kinase, peroxisomal-like isoform X2, giving the protein MLGIRYHMRLMGEAAGVPIEPESQTKLLDATLNLEGVLLAGVPGVGGFDAVFAVTLGDSSSNVTKTWSSLNVLALLVKEDPCGVSLESADPRTNEITSVVSSIHIE